The Euleptes europaea isolate rEulEur1 chromosome 19, rEulEur1.hap1, whole genome shotgun sequence genome includes a window with the following:
- the LYRM9 gene encoding LYR motif-containing protein 9 — protein sequence MAPLPGAELVKRPLQLYRYLLRCCKELPGGNVREHYRHAVRQSFRVHADEDNPERIQQIIRRAIEDADWVMEKYKKQK from the exons ATGGCTCCTCTCCCTGGTGCAGAACTAGTCAAGAGGCCGCTGCAGCTGTACCGCTACCTGCTCCGTTGCTGCAAGGAATTGCCTGGGGGAAACGTCCGGGAGCACTACAGGCATGCTGTCAGGCA G AGCTTCAGAGTTCACGCAGATGAAGACAATCCTGAGAGAATCCAGCAGATTATTAGGAGAGCCATTGAAGATGCCGACTGGGTGATGGAGAAA